From the Mycoplasmatota bacterium genome, one window contains:
- the obgE gene encoding GTPase ObgE, whose translation MFIDEVKLKVKAGNGGDGIVSWRREYKVEKGGPFGGNGGHGGSVIFKVDSGLSTLMDFRYQKHIKTKNGEKGRTKTQHGKNAEDTIVKVPQGSTVYDVKTGLIIADLVEVDQEAVIVKGGRGGRGNAAFATPRVVAPDFCELGEPGEEREIKIVLRVLADVGLVGFPSVGKSTLISSVSSARPKIASYHFTTLVPNLGFVSVPDGRSFVMADLPGLIEGASSGAGLGIQFLKHIERTRVIVHVVDMAGHEGRDPFVDYQKINHELASYKMNLLKRPQIIVANKMDLPNAEENLETFKSKLTEDIDIIPISAVTRQNLNEMLYKIADLLENASFFPIYEEDELEENKIYEMEEDKPKFEINLDSDGVYVVTGHIIERLFKMTNFSQHESVRRFSKMLRKYGVDHALREKGVKNGDIVRILSYEFEFID comes from the coding sequence TTGTTTATAGATGAAGTCAAATTAAAAGTAAAAGCAGGTAATGGCGGCGATGGAATCGTTTCTTGGCGTCGTGAATATAAAGTTGAAAAAGGTGGTCCTTTTGGTGGTAATGGGGGTCATGGTGGAAGTGTTATTTTTAAAGTTGATAGTGGTTTATCGACTTTAATGGACTTTCGTTATCAAAAACATATTAAAACTAAAAATGGTGAAAAAGGAAGAACAAAAACACAACACGGTAAAAATGCTGAAGATACTATTGTTAAAGTTCCACAAGGAAGTACAGTGTATGATGTTAAAACTGGTTTAATCATTGCTGATTTAGTTGAAGTAGATCAAGAGGCTGTCATCGTTAAAGGTGGACGTGGCGGACGTGGTAATGCTGCTTTTGCTACACCTAGAGTAGTAGCTCCTGACTTTTGCGAATTAGGTGAACCAGGTGAAGAAAGAGAAATCAAGATTGTTTTAAGAGTTTTAGCTGATGTTGGTTTAGTTGGATTTCCATCTGTAGGAAAATCAACCTTAATTTCTTCAGTATCATCTGCAAGACCTAAGATTGCATCTTATCATTTTACCACGCTAGTTCCTAACTTGGGTTTTGTTTCAGTTCCAGATGGACGTTCTTTTGTAATGGCTGATTTACCTGGATTAATTGAAGGGGCATCGAGTGGTGCTGGGTTAGGTATTCAGTTTTTAAAACATATTGAAAGAACAAGAGTTATTGTTCATGTTGTTGATATGGCAGGACATGAAGGCCGTGATCCATTTGTAGATTATCAGAAAATAAATCATGAATTAGCAAGTTACAAGATGAATTTGTTAAAAAGACCACAAATAATTGTCGCTAATAAAATGGATTTACCAAACGCAGAAGAAAACTTAGAAACCTTTAAAAGTAAGCTGACAGAAGATATTGATATTATTCCAATTTCTGCTGTAACACGTCAAAACTTAAATGAAATGCTTTATAAAATTGCTGACTTATTAGAAAATGCTTCTTTCTTCCCAATTTATGAAGAAGATGAATTAGAGGAAAACAAAATATATGAAATGGAAGAAGATAAACCTAAATTTGAGATTAATTTAGATTCAGATGGTGTTTATGTTGTTACTGGGCATATTATTGAACGTTTATTTAAAATGACTAATTTTTCTCAACATGAGTCAGTCCGTCGTTTCTCAAAAATGTTACGGAAATATGGTGTTGACCATGCACTACGTGAAAAAGGGGTTAAAAATGGCGATATTGTTCGTATCTTAAGTTATGAATTTGAATTTATAGATTAA
- the rpmA gene encoding 50S ribosomal protein L27, whose translation MKFILDIQYFASKKGVGSTKNGRDSESKRLGAKKSDGQFATAGSILYRQRGTKVHPGTNVGRGGDDTLFALVDGVVKFERINKSRKCVSVYPTE comes from the coding sequence ATGAAATTCATATTAGATATCCAATATTTCGCTTCTAAAAAGGGAGTTGGATCTACTAAAAACGGACGTGATTCTGAATCTAAACGATTAGGAGCTAAAAAATCTGATGGACAATTCGCCACAGCCGGTTCTATCTTATATCGTCAACGTGGAACGAAAGTTCACCCAGGAACAAATGTAGGTAGAGGTGGAGACGATACATTATTTGCTTTAGTTGATGGCGTTGTTAAGTTCGAAAGAATTAATAAAAGTCGTAAATGTGTATCAGTTTATCCTACTGAATAA